DNA from Gracilinanus agilis isolate LMUSP501 chromosome 3, AgileGrace, whole genome shotgun sequence:
TCCATATTTTTGagatctgcttatttcactgacAGAAAATATTTCCAACTTTAGGCATCCTCTCTCCCTATGTTTCTGAAGATCCCTTGTATGTTATGTAGTTTTTTTCTCCTGTAAAACATATATAAGCctaatcttcttttttttcagaggGGGAACTTCCATCTTGCCTCCCAGCCATATTAACCTCACTcctaataaatttctctattttgtaAGATTCACACAATGAGCTTGTAATTCCTTGGATAAGTATCACCACGAACCAAGTCAGACTTTCTCCCACAACAGGACCAGTGAAAAGAACTGAGCTCAAGACCTGGTTTTGCTATTGACTTgctctatgactttgggcaagttgtttatCCTATTTGGGAATATTTTGGGAGTGTCTTGAACTGAAAGAAAGTTGGTGGGAATTATAAACCTTTAAATCCCTTTCTAGTCCTTTTATTATCTGTATCATTCATCTTGTGAAACCCTAGAGATTTAAGAGCTAATTACAATAATGATTGGCCAATAGAAGGATATGTAGGAAAACTACATTCCCATACACCTTtctaaactagaaaaaaacatCTCTTTAATTATCAGGAGCAATTCAATCCATGGATGAATTGCATAAATACTCTATTTATCTTTAATGCAAACCAGAGATATAAAATTGGTTTAAATGTGGGAAGATAAATTCAGCCTACAATAGTTTGAGATACATGTAAGCCCATTAATtcattatttcaatatttcatgTTTCACTAGCTTGTTCTTCCtactattattttcctcaagGCAATTTTGACATCCTTATTTCTCAGACTGTAAATGAGGGGGTTTAGCATAGGCACAACAATAGTGTAAAATACAGAAGACACTTTCCCCTGATCCATGGATCTGATTGAAGATGGTTGCAGGTACATAAAGGCAACAGAACCATAGAAGACACCAACTGCTGCAATGTGGGAGCTGCAGGTGCTGAAGGCTTTGGATCTGCCTTCAGtggactgaatttttaaaatgctgccAATGATGAGAATGTAAGAGCAAATAATAGTCAGTGTTGGGAAAAGGATATTAAATGTACTGAATGCCAGAGACACTACTTCATTGACATAAGTGCTGGAACAAGAGAGCTTTAAGAGTGGAAGGAGATCACAGAAGTAATGATTAATAGCATTTTCCTTACAGAAAAGCACTCTCAGCAAGCAGCCTGTGTGAGCTGTGGCCCCCACTAGGCCAAATGCATAAACCCCACCCACCAACCATGAGCACTTCTGAAAGGACATGATAACATTATAAAGAAGAGGATGGCATATAGCAACATAGCGGTCATATGCCATCGCAGCCAAAATTTGACATTCTGAAAttccaaaaaaggcaaaaaaatagaattgagtcATGCACTCAGGGTAGGAGATGGTGTTCTTCTCTGACACAAAGTTCAGGAGCATTTTAGGAGTGATGACAGTTGATTGACAGAGATCAATGAAGGACAAACTGGAGAGGAAATAATACATGGGGTTGTGAAGATGAGAACTGAGGCCAATCAATATAATCATGCCCAGGTTCCCCCACACAGAGATCACATAAATCCCTAGAAACAAGAAGAAGAGGGGTAGTTGGAGTTCTGGCTGGTCTGTCAGCCCTATGAGGATGAACTCAGTCACTagtgaataatttcctttttccattcttcttgagCATAGATTAAGAGGAGGCAAGAATCTGTAAGCATGagggaaaaaacaataacaacaacaaagagaaTGTCCTCATTATTATCAGTCTTAAAAAAAGATCAGACAGAATAGGAAAATTAAAGTATAGATTCATCTAATCTTTTTGTACCTGTTTTCCTACAGCCACTTCATATTCACATTCATTAATGCAGGACTTTGAAAAGAGTTAGGCCTGACTTCTCAAACatacataataattatttaattatcatAACCACTCATTTTTTAACCTGTAGTATAAGCGACAAGAATTTAATTAGGTAGTGTATATGTAAAAAGTTAAGGGAATATTGCAACTCTTGTTCATAGAGCTAGTAAGCACAAGAGAAAGAACGAAAAATTAATTCTTACATGACACCAATTCTAGTAGTCATTCTACTGAATTCTAAATAATGCCTTCCCAATTATTAAAACTGCTCTGAAAGTAAGAAAGACAATGCTGATATAATCCAATATCGATGCAATTCAAAAAGAAACACAATTATTTTATCTCTTCAATTTAATAACTTATCTGTAAACTTTTTACTCTAGGtcttaaatcttataaaacactttccacattcTAGTGCCCCTGGATCTTGCCACTTGGAAATGATGGTTTCTGTGTCCTTTTTTTGCAATAATGAAAAAGGATCTCAAAGAAGTACAGTCATTGCTAAAGGCACACAATTGGAAAGCTATGAACAATATAGGAAATCTGGTTGTTCTTCATGGAGAGAGTTCTTAGGGGCTTAAGATAGTTTTTAACTAAAATGGCATATCATTATGATGACCAATCAGGGAGCTGCAATGTACAATGTATATAATTTTTGGTAAAGTATTTGATAAAAAGCTCtattagagaaaaaatgaaaagatatgatTGGACAAAATTGTAATTTAGTGGACTCACAAAAAtagtcataattttaaaataccatGAGGAAAGGAGGTCTCCAAGAGAGCGCCTCAGGAATTCCCAATCGGTCTTGTACTGTTAAATATCTAGGAAAGAAGCATAGATGGTAAGTTTACCAAATATGAACATAACGCTAAGATTGGAGAGATGACTTGTAGTTTGACTTAAACATGATCCAAATATATCACAAAGGATTAAAAATTAGGCTAACTCCAAtaggatgaaatttaataaagatataaatataaaaatatgaagagCAATTAAAAACATGTTTCAGAAGTctagaaaataagtttaaaaattcaGCTTGCCAGAGATGTGGGGTTTATTTTTAGCAGTCTACAAATTTAGTTAAGAAATATAAgttggtgataaaaaaaaaaaactaatgaaatctTGAGTTAAATGAAGAGAGCCAAACTTgcaggaaaaaaagatgaaatacatCTACCTTAATCTACTTTGGTCAAACCATATCTGGGATATTTTATCCAATTCTGTTTGCCATagtttagaaaggacattgacaagGTAGAGAATATCCAGAAAGTCATTATGATCTTGAATACATGCCATATAAAGATAATTTACATGATTGTAAAATATTAGCCTGGtgagaggaagaactgggggACATAATAATtgtttccaaatatttgaagggctccCAGGCTGAAAAGAGACCAGACTTGTTCAGTTTGCTTccaaaaagcagaaccaagagcaatGAATGAAAATTGCAAAAAGGTAAATTTGGGTTTGAGGTGAggatacaatttttaacaattatacATAAACCAAAGTGAAATAGGTTTCCTTGGCAAGAGTAGGTTTCCACTTCAGAACATGTCTTCAAGTGGAGCCTGGAAGACTATTACTGTTATAAGGGTATTTACAAGAAGTTGTGGGATATGGCTTGGACTAGCTGGAAGGACCTTTCTAACTTTAAATTGgtataattctataattctgaACTGGCATTCCTCTTaccttcaaattctctttctatttttttaaccaccTATGCCCAACCTTTAGCACTGTGagtaatacataaaataaaacgtGGAAAACTTTCTTTTACAAAGTTCCTAAGATTCCATGAATTTCTATTTAGAAGGAAGAATAATTGCAAATTAACCATATATTTACCCTCTTCTTCTGAATTTTAAAGCCTCTTCACCCAGAGAGTTCTGGCTGTTAATTATGTTCTCTGAAGATTATTATGGTACTGCCATAGatctttctaatcttttttttag
Protein-coding regions in this window:
- the LOC123241315 gene encoding olfactory receptor 150-like; this translates as MEKGNYSLVTEFILIGLTDQPELQLPLFFLFLGIYVISVWGNLGMIILIGLSSHLHNPMYYFLSSLSFIDLCQSTVITPKMLLNFVSEKNTISYPECMTQFYFFAFFGISECQILAAMAYDRYVAICHPLLYNVIMSFQKCSWLVGGVYAFGLVGATAHTGCLLRVLFCKENAINHYFCDLLPLLKLSCSSTYVNEVVSLAFSTFNILFPTLTIICSYILIIGSILKIQSTEGRSKAFSTCSSHIAAVGVFYGSVAFMYLQPSSIRSMDQGKVSSVFYTIVVPMLNPLIYSLRNKDVKIALRKIIVGRTS